The nucleotide window ATGTACACGTCGGCGGCGGCCTTCACCGACTCCACCACGCCGGCCACCTCGCCCTGCTTGAAGGATGTGCCCACGGCTGGCAGGTCCACGAAGACGATGTCGCCCAACGCGTCCTGCGCGTGCACGGTGATGCCGACCACGGCGGCGGCCGGCTCGGCGGTGTTGATCCACTCGTGGTCTTTGGAATATTGGATGGTCATGGCGGTCTTTCGAAGAATAGAAAAGAGAGGGAAAAGGGGCAGGCAGGGCGCCCGCGTGCACTGTAGCTGCGCTTGCGCTGGTGCTGACGCCCCTCAGCCGCGGTGGTAGCGCGGGGGCAGGAAGGGCGTGGGCGCCACCTCCATGGGCACGGCCTTGCCGCGCACCAGGGCGTTCAGGCGCGTGCCGGGCTGGGCCAGGTGGGGCGCCACGTAGCCCAGGGCGACGGGCTTGTCCAGGCTGGGCGCCAGCAGGCCGCTGGTTACCGTGCCGGCGCTCTGGCCGTCTTCGGTTTGCAGCGGCGTGCCCTCGCGCACGGGCACGCGCTCCAACGCCACCAGGCCGACGCGCTTGCGCTTCAGGCTGGCCGGGTCGTCGATCTGCGCCAGCACCACGCCCGCGCCCGGAAAGCCGCCCGCGCGCGCGCCACCCGTGCGGCGCACCTTCTGGATGGCCCAGTTCAGGCTGGCCTCGGGCGGGGTGGTGGTCGTGTCGATGTCGTTGCCATGCAGGCACAGGCCGGCCTCCAGGCGCAGCGAGTTGCGCGCGCCCAGGCCGATGGGTTTCACTTCGGGCTGCGCCAGCAGCGCGCGCGCCAGCGCCTCGGCTTGAGCGGCCGACACGGAGATCTCGAAGCCGTCCTCGCCCGTGTAGCCGCTGCGCGTAATGAACAGCGGCACGCCCTGCCAGTCGAACTGGCCGCCGCTCATGAAGACCAATTGCTGCACCTCCGGCACCAGACGCGCCAGCGCCGCGGCGGCCTGCGGGCCTTGCAGCGCCAGCAGGCCCTGGTCGGGCAGTGAGCGCACTTCGCAGCGGCTGCCGATGCGCTCCTGGATGTGAGCGATGTCGGCCGCCTTGCAGGCGCCGTTGACGATCAAAAACAGCGTGTGTTCGCCTTCGACCTCGCCCTGATTGAAGAACATCAGGTCGTCGATCACGCCGCCTTCGTCGTTCAGCAGCAGGCCGTAGCGCTGGCGGCCTGGGGCCAAGTCGATCACGTCCACGGGCATGAGCGACTCCAGCGCCGCGGCCGCATCCGGGCCCTTGAGCAGCAGCTGGCCCATGTGCGAGACGTCGAACAGCCCGGCCTGCGCGCGCGTGTGCAGGTGCTCGGCCATCAGGCCGGCCGGGTACTGCACGGGCATGGAATAGCCGGCAAAGGGCACCATGCGTGCGCCCAACTCCAGGTGCAGGGCGTGCAGGGGGGTCTTGAGCAGGGTGGCGTCGGCGGTCGTGGACATGGGCGGGCAGGTTCCAAAGCAAATGGTGGTGCGGCCCCGCCTGCTGGCTGGAGCCCCAAGATTTGCCCGGCTGTCCGCTTTACCTGAGAGATTCACCCCGTGTGCGGGGCTTGCTCCTTCGGTGGGCCGGATCGTGCTTGCATGCGCGCGTCCGGCCTCTCTCCAGCAAGGGAAACGCCCGCATCCCTGCGGGCGTGTCGCCAGTCCTTTTGCCTGAGCGTTCGGCCGCTGCCTGCGCCTTCGGCGGTGCCGCGTGGGCACTCTCTCCTGACGCGGCGGATTCTATGCCAGCGCCACGCCGCTCGCGGGCTCATCGCGCATAGACGATGTCGCGCAGGAACAGCGACAGCTGCGGCACATAGGTGATGACCAGCAGGCACATCAGGATCACCCCCACGAAGGGCAGCAGATGCCCCACGATGCGGTCCAGCGAGATGCGTGCCACCGTGCAGGCGGCGAACAGGTTCACGCCGAAGGGCGGGGTGATCATGCCCAGGGCCAGGTTGACCACCATGATCAGCCCGAAGTGCACCGGGTCCACCCCGAAGTGCTGCGCCACCGGCGCCAGGATGGGCCCCAGCACGATGATGGCGGCGCTGGTCTCGATGAACATGCCGATCAAAAACAGCGCGACGTTCACGCCCAGCAGGAACAGCGCGGGCGTTTGCAGCACCTCTTGCAGCCAGCGGCCGATGGCGTCGGGCACGCCGGCGCGGGTGATCAGGAAGGCGAACAGCCCGGCGTTGGCGATGATGAACATGATCACCGCCGAGGACATGGCGGATTTCTTCAGCACCGCGTACAGGTCGCGCGGCTTGATCTCGCGGTAGATCAGCATGCCCACCACCAGCGCATAGAACACCGCCACGGCCGAGGCCTCGGTCGGAGTGAAGATGCCGCCATAGATGCCGCCCAGGATGATCACGGGCATCAGGAGTGCCCAGCCGGCCTGCAAGAGCGCGCGGCCAAAGGGCATGCGGCCGTCGCCGTCGTGCTTGCCCCAGCCCTTGTATTTGCAATAGACCCAGACGAACAGCATCAGCGCGCCGCTGATCAGGATGCCCGGGCCGAAGCCGGCGATGAACAGCTCGCCGATCGACACCTCGGCGCTGACGCCGTACAGGATCATGGGGATCGACGGCGGGATGATCACGCCCAGCTCCGCGCTGGTGGCCTGCAGCGCGGCGGCGTAGCTGGTCGGGTAGCCGTGCTTGATCAGCGCCGGGATCAGGATGGCGCCGATGGCGAACGTGGTGGCCACTGACGAGCCCGAGACGGCCGCGAAGATCATGCAGGTCAGCACGCAGGTCATGGGCAGGCCGCCCTGCACGCCGCCCACCAGGCTCTTGGCAAATTCGACCAGGCGGCGCGAGATGCCGCCGGTCTCCATCAGGTTGCCCGCCAGGATGAAGAAGGGAATGGCGGCCAGCGGAAACTTGTTGATCGCGCCGAACATTTCCTTCACGGCGATCAGCATGTTGGCGCCCGCCACCTGGATGCCCAGGATGGACGCAAGCCCGATGGATACGGCCACCGAGATGCTTAAAGCGAAGCACAGCGCCATGGTGGAGATCATCACGACGCTCATTGCGCGGTCTCCAGTTCCTGGCGGCGCGGGTCCAGCAGGTTGCCGACGATGCCAGGGATGCTGAGCAGCCCCCCCACCGGCACGGCCAGGTAGGCCCAGAACATGGACAGCGACTCCAGCCCCGCCATGGTCTGCACGCCGCCGCGGCGCGCGTAGTCAAAACCCCACCAGATCAGCACGGCGCACAGCGCGAGCGCGGCCAGGCACACCACCCAGTCCAGCACACGGCGCAGCGGCGGCGGGCTCCAGCGGTACAGCACGTCCACGCTGACCATGGCGCCCTGGCGGAACGCCATGGGAATGGCCAGGAACACCATCCAGATCAGGCTGAAGCGGATCAGCACCTCGGTCCACTCGGCCGGCTCCTCGAACACGAAGCGCATCAATATCTGGAACATGCCCAGGCTGGCGGCCACGGCCAGCATGGCGCAGGCCAGCACCATGGACGCGCCGGTGCTCCAGCGCTCCAGGCCGAGGAAAAGGGGTTTCATGCGCATGGCAGGCAGGCTCTCTTGTCTTGCAACGAAAAACGCCCGTGGCGCATGATCCACGGGCGCTGGAAGCTATTAAAAGCGTAGCGCTGGCGCGCTCACTTGTAGTTGCGGATCTTGTCCAGGTTGGCCTTGCCAAAGTCTTTTTCGAACTGCGCGTTCACGTTGCTGAGCGCGGCGACGAACTTGGCCTTGTCCAGGTCGTCGATGACGGTCATGCCCTTGGCGCGCAGGTCGGCAACGCCCTTGGCATCGTCCTCGTCCACGCGGGCGCGGTTGGCCTTGGTGCCTTCCTTGGCGGCGTCGAGGAAGGCCTGCTTGTCAGCGGCCGAGAGCTTGTCGAATACGCCCTTGTTCATCACGAAGATGCAGGGTGAATAGACGTGGCCGGTGAGCGACAGGTGCTTTTGCACCTGGTCGAACTTGGCCGAGATGATGACCGGCAGCGGATTTTCCTGGCCGTCCACCGTGCCCTGCTGCAGGGCGGTGAACACTTCGGGGAAGGCCATGGGCGTGGTGATGATGCCAAAGCCCTTGTACGCGGCGATGTGCACCGGGTTCTCCATGGTGCGCATCTTCAGGCCCTTCAGGTCCTCGGGCGTCTTCACGTCGCGCTTGCTGTTGGTCATGTGGCGGAAGCCGTTTTCCGCCCAGGCCAGCGCCTTGAAGCCCTTGGCGTCGAACTTGGCCAGCAGGTCCTGGCCGATGGGGCCGTCCAGCACCGCGCGGGCGTGCGCCTTGTCGCGGAACAGGAAGGGCACGTCCAGGATCTTGGTCTCGGGCACGAAATTGGGCACCGGGCCGGTGGAGGAGAAGGCCAGCTCTTGCGTGCCCAGCTGCACCGCCTCGATGGATTCGCGCTCGCCGCCCAGGGCGCCGTTGTAGAAGGTCTGCACCTTGTAGCGGCCGCCCGTGCGCTTTTCCACTTCCTTGGCAAAGGTGTCGATGGCCACGCCCTGGTGGGAGTTTTGCGCCGTGGAGATGCTGATGCGCATGGTGGTCTGCGCCAGGGCGCTGCCGGCGATGCCGAGCGCAAGGGCCAGGCCCAGGGCCAGTTTGGTGGGTCGCATGGGTGATGTCTCCTGAATGCTGTCGAACGAACCAAAAAATTATGGCGGTGCAGCATCCAGGGGGCATCGGGGTTTGTGCCGGTCTTGATAGCGCTTGTGACGCCAGGGTGACAGCCCATCGGCGGAGCCTCTTGCCAAGCCCCCGTCCGGCGGTAACCGGGCGGGGCTGTGGTCAATGTCGTGCGCCCCGGTAAGAGCGCCTTGATGGGGAGGAAGTATGCGCGTGGGTGCGTGGATGGATTTGCTGAATTTCCACGATTTTGGCGTGTGGGCAGAAAATTTTTCTGTGCATGCGCCGTTTTGTGAATAATCATCGGAATGGATCGCCTCGACAGAAAAATCCTCTCCGTCCTGCAGCGCGACGCGCGCGCCAGCCTGCAGGAGATCGGCGCCGCCGTGGGCCTGTCGCCCTCACCCTGCTGGGGCCGCATCAAGAAGATGGAGGAAGCCGGCGTCATCCAGGGCTACACCGTACGGCTGGACCCGTTGGCCCTGGGCCTGGGCGACACGGTGCTGGTCATGGTGACGCTGGACAGCCACTCGGACAACACGCTGGAGAAGTTCGGCGAGGTGCTGGCCAGCATCCCCGAGGTGGTGGAGGCGCACCTGGTCTCGGGCGACTACGACTACCTGCTGCGCGTGGTGGTGAAAGACACGCGCGACTACGAGCGATTGCTGCGCGAGAAGCTCTACAAGATCCGCGGCATACGCCACAGCCGCTCGAGCTTCGTGCTGCGGACATTGAAGAAGGCCGATCTGCCCCTGGGGGTGTGAGAGAAGCGGCGCGGCATGTGGGGCGGACCGTCGCCCCGGCTTTTACTGCGCTGGCGCTGTGCGTGCCTGCTTTCGCAGCATGTCGGCGGTCACGCGCACGGGCTTGCCGTCCTGCACGATCACGATGGCGGTTTCAGTCTGCAGGGCGGTCCGGCGCGCCAGCTCGGCGGCCCGCCGCATGGCCTGCACCGATGCGCGCAGGTCCGGATTGCGCGCTTTGGAGATGTCTTGCGGGTTCATGGATTCTCTCCCCACTGCAAAAGAACGGGTGTCGGTCCCGAATTGTCGTACACCGCCCAGTCATCGACCGCATCGCGGTAAAAGCGCTCGAAGTTCTGCCAGCCCGCGGCAAAGCGGCGCCCGATGACGGCGGCAGGAATGTCGTGCCCGCCCTGGCGGACGCGTTCGGCCAACGCGAGCGACAGCGGTGCCCGCGTCAGGCAGCTTCAGGAAGAACACGCTGACGCGATAGCCCTGGGTTCGCCACCGGGCGATGTGCCGCAGGTAGCCCATGCCCGACAGCGCGGTTTCGATGGCGAAACTCTGGCGTGTCCGGACCGAGTGTTCGATCTCCTGAAGCATCAGCCGCCCGGCTCTCACTGCTGCCGTTTCCGGAGCGAACGGGGCGAGGCCCGCTGCAATCAGATCGGCATTGATGAAGCGGGGCAGCTGCGCTTCCGCTGGCAGGAAAGACCGTGCAAAAGTCGTTTTGCCAGCCCCGTTGGGGCCTGCGATCACGATGACCTTTTTGGCGGGCTGCGTCATATCCGAAGCCGACGCGCCAGGACTCAACCCAGCAGCAGCGCGTCGTCCGACAGTTTCTCGCCGCGCACGCGCTCGAACATCTGCAGCAGGTCGGGCACGTCCATGCGCGCGCGCTCCTCGCCCGAGACGTCCAGCACCACCTGGCCCTGGTGCAGCATGACGGTGCGTTGGCCCACGTCCAGCGCCTGGCGCATGCTGTGCGTGACCATCATGGTGGTCAACTTGTTCTCGGCCACGATGCGGCTCGTGAGCTGCAGCACGAAGTCGGCGGTGCGCGGGTCCAGCGCCGCGGTGTGCTCGTCCAGCAGCAGGATGCGCGACGGCTGCAGCGCCGCCATGAGCAGGCTCACGGCCTGGCGCTGGCCGCCCGAGAGCAGGCCGATGCGGTCGGTGAGGCGGTTTTCCAGGCCCAGGCCCAGGGTGGCCAGGCGCTCGCGGTACATGGCGCGCTCGGCAGCCTTGACGGCACCGCGCAGCCCGCGGCGCGTGCCGCGTTGCTGGGCCAGGGCCATGTTTTCCTCGATGGTCAGATCCTCGCAGGTGCCGGCCATCGGGTCCTGGAACACACGCGCCACGCGCTGGGCGCGCGACCATACGGGCTGGCGCGTCACGTCCAGGCCGTCGATGGCGATGCGCCCGGAGTCCACGCCCAGATCGCCCGAGATGGCGTTCAGGAAGGTGGACTTGCCGGCGCCGTTGGAGCCTATGACGGTGGTGAACTGCCCGGCCGGGATCTCCAGCGACATGCCGCGCAGGGCGCGGGTCTCGATGGGCGTGCCGGGGTTGAAAGTGATGTGCAGGTCTTGTGCGCTCAGCATGGTCTGTTCCTCCGAGTCACAGGCTCTTGGGCGCGTCCGGCACGCGCTTGCTGCGCAGGCGGCGCTTGAGCTGCGGGATGACCAGCGCGATGGTCACCAGCACGGCGGTGACCAGGTTCAGATCCTGCGCCTTCAGGCCGATGAAATCGCTGTTGAGCGCGGCAGCGATGAAGAAGCGGTAGACGATGGCGCCGATGATCACGGCCAGCGTGGCGAGGGCGATGCGCCGCGACGGCAGGATGCTCTCGCCCACGATCACCGCTGCCAGTCCGATGACGATGGTGCCGATGCCCATGGAGATGTCCGAGCCGCCCTGCGTCTGCGCAAACAGCGCGCCGGCCAGGCCCACCAACGCGTTGGATACCGCCATGCCCAGCAGCACCATGGCGCCGGTGTTGATGCCCTGGGCGCGCGCCATGCGGGCGTTGGAGCCGGTGGCGCGGATGGCCAGGCCGCGCTCGGTGGCGAAGAACCAGTCCATGGCCAGCTTGGCGGCGACCACGATCACCACCAGCAGCAGCGGGCGCCACCAATAGTCCTCCAGCCCGCCCGGCTGCAGCAGCGTGAACACCGTCGGATCGTTGATCAGCGGCACGTTGGGCCCACCCATGATGCGCAGGTTGACCGAGTACAGCGCGATCATCATCAGGATGGAGGCCAGCAGATCCATGATTTTGAGGCGCACGTTCAGCCAGCCGGTGACCAGACCGGCCACGGCACCCGCGGCTGTCGCCACCAGTGTCGCCATGAAGGGATTGATGCCATTGGCGATCAGGATGGCGCAGACCGCGCCGCCGAGCGGGAAGCTGCCGTCCACCGTCAGGTCGGGAAAGCGCAGCAAGCGAAAAGAGATCAGGACGCCCAAGGCGACCAGGCTGAAGATCAGCCCGATCTCGATTGCGCCGAGCAGGGAAAACAGGGACATGGCGGCAGACGCTTGAAAACAAAAAAGCAGGAGCCGAAGCTCCTGCGGAACGCGCAGGCCGCTGCGGCGGCCAGGGGTGACGTTTTACTGCACCACTTGCGCGGCGGACTTCACCAGTGCCTCGGGCAGCTTCACGCCCTGTTTTTCGGCGGCGCCGGGGTTCACAAACAGTTCCAGCTTGGTGCTGGTCTCGGGCTTGATATCGCCGGGCTGCTCGCCCTTCAGGATGCGCGCGACCATGCGGCCGGTTTGCTCGCCCAGATCGCGGTAGTTGATGCCCAGGGCGGCGATGGCGCCGCGCTTGACGCTGTCGGTGTCCGAGGCCACCAGCGGCAGCTTGGCCTCCTGGCCGACCTTGACCAGCGCCTCGTACGAAGACACCACGTTGTTGTCGGTGTTGGTGTAGACCACGTCCACCTTGCCGATCAGCGAGCGCGCGGCGCTGCCCACGTCCACCGAGCGCGGGGCAGAGGCCTCGACCAGCGTCATGCCCTGCTTGGCCAGCAGCTCCTTCATCTCCTTGACCACCACGACCGAGTTGGCCTCGCCGGGGTTGTAGACCATGCCCACGCGCTTGGCACTTGGCACGACCTGCTTGATCAGGTCGATCTGCTTGTCCAGCGCCAGCAGGTCGGATACGCCGGTCACGTTGTTCTTGGAAGGCTCCCAGCTCTTGACCAGCTTGGCCGCGACCGGGTCGGTCACCGCGGTGAAGACCACCGGCACGCTCTTGGTCGCGGCCACCACCGCCTGCGCCGAGGGCGTGGCGATGGCGACGATGGCATCCGGCTTGTCGCCGACGAACTTGCGCGCGATCTGCGCCGCCGTGCCGGTGTTGCCTTGCGCGCTTTGGTACTGCCACTTGAGGTTCTTGCCCTCCTCATAGCCGGCGGCCTTCAGGGCGTCCTTCACGCCATCGCGCACGGCGTCCAGCGCGGGGTGCTCGACGATGGCGGTCACGGCCACGGACTTCATGTCGGCAGCGTGCGCTGCAGGGGCGATGGCGGCGGCGGCCAGGGCCAATGCGCTCAGTGGCGCCCAGGACAAGCTCTTCATTTGAGATCTATCTCCAGTTGACAAGAATCGGTTCCATCAATCGTCCGCAGGCAGCCGGCGTGGAACCACGCGCCGGCATCAAGGGAGAAAGCTTTGCTGGCCGCGCCGGCCCGCCTGGGGGCGGCAGCCGGCGCGCGGACCCTCACATGCCCGTGTAGTTCGGCCCGCCGCCGCCCTCGGGCGTGACCCAGACGATGTTCTGCGTCGGGTCCTTGATGTCGCAGGTCTTGCAGTGCACGCAGTTTTGCGCGTTGATCTGCAGGCGCTCGGCATTGCCGCCCTTGGTCTCGTCGGGCACGAACTCGTACACGCCGGCGGGGCAGTAGCGGCTCTCCGGCCCGGCGTAGATCGGCAGGTTGATCTCGGTGGGCACCTTCGGGTCTTTCAGCTTCAGGTGCGCCGGCTGGTTTTCCGCATGGTTGGTGTTGCTGATGAACACGCTGGACAGGCGGTCGAAGGTCAGCTTGCCGTCGGGCTTGGGGTAGACGATGGGTTTGCACTCGGCGGCGGGCTTCAAGGCCGCGTGGTCGGGCGTGTCGCGGTGCAGCGTCCAGGGGATGTGGCCCTTGAGCACGAACTGCTCGATGCCGTTCATCAGCGTGGCCGTGGTCAGGCCCTTCTTGAACCAGGCCTTGAAGTTGCGCGCCTTGTTCAGTTCCTCGTACAGCCAGCTCTCCTCGAAAGCCTTGGGGTATGCCGTCAGCTCGTCGCCCTGGCGGCCGGCCACCACGGCGTCGTAGGCGGCCTCGGCTGCCAGCATGCCGGTCTTGATGGCGGCGTGGCTGCCCTTGATGCGGCTGGCGTTCAGGAAGCCCGCGTCGCAGCCCACCAGCGCGCCGCCGGGGAAGACGAACTTGGGCAGGCTCATCAGGCCGCCGGCGGTAATCGCCCGCGCGCCGTAGCTCAGGCGTTTGGCCGGCTTGATGCCCTTGGCCTCGTCGCCCTCCAGGTACCAGCGGATGTTGGGGTGCAGCTTCCAGCGCTGCATTTCCTCGAAGGGGCTCAGATAGGGGTTGGCGTAATCCAGCCCGGTGATGAAACCCAGCGTGACTTTGTTGTCTTCCAGGTGGTACAGAAAGCCGCCGCCGTAGGTGTCGTTGGCAAGGGGCCAGCCGGCGGTGTGCAGCACGAAGCCGGGCTGAGCGCGTTGCGGGTCGACTTCCCACAGTTCCTTCACACCGATGCCGTAGGTCTGCGGGTCGCGCCCGTCGTCGAGCTTGTAGCGTGCGATCAGCTGCTTGCCCAGATGGCCGCGCGAGCCTTCGGCGAAGATGGTGTACTTGCCATGCAGCTCCATGCCCAGCTGGAAGTCGCCGGTGGGCTCGCCCTCCTTGCCGATACCGACGTTGCCCGTGGCCACGCCCTTGACCGAGCCATCGTCGTTGTAGAGCACCTCGGCGGCGGCGAAGCCGGGGAAGATTTCCACGCCCAGGCCCTCGGCCTGCTCGGCCAGCCAGCGCACCACGTTGCCCAGGCTCACCACGTAGTTGCCGTGGTTCTGGAAGCACTGGGGCAGCAGGAAGTTGGGCGTGCGAAACGACGATTTCTCGCCCAGGAAGACCATGGCGTCGTCGGTCACCGGCTGATTCAAAGGGGCGCCCTTGGCCTTCCAGTCGGGGATCAATTCGTTCAGGGCACGCGGGTCGACGATGGCGCCCGAGAGGATGTGTGCGCCGGGCTCGGAGCCCTTTTCCAGCACCACCACCGAGATGTCCTTGCCATTGGTCTCGGCCATCTGCTTGAGGCGGATGGCCGTGGCCAGCCCGCCGGGGCCGCCGCCGACGATCACCACGTCGTACTCCATGGCCTCGCGCGGGCCGTATTGCTGCAGGATTTCCTCGTTGGTCATGGATGTCTCGTAGGCTGGAATGTTGAAAGGACGGCTGCGGCCGGAGGAGGGCCGCCAATGGCGGACGATTGTATGCACCTGGCATCGGCAAAAGCGCACGGCCGTTCAATCGACTGCAAGCCAGGCGACAGCGCCGCGCGGGGCGCCGCCGCACAATCGCGCCCATGAAAATTCCCTTGCCTGAACATAAGAAGCTGGTGCACCAGATGAGCCTGGACGTGCGCTGGGGCGACATGGACGCCATGGGCCACGTCAACAACGCGGTGTACTTCCGCTACATGGAGAGCGTGCGCATCGCCTGGATGACGGCCGTGGGCGCCGATCCGCAGCCGCGGGGCGAAGGTCCGGTGATCGTCAACGCCTTTTGCAGCTTCCTGCGCCAGATCGAATATCCGGCGCGGCTGCTGCTCAAGCTCTACGTGAGCGACCCGGCGCGCACCACGTTCGAAACCTGGACCACCATCGAGCGCGAAGATCAGCCCGGCGTGCTGTATGCCGAAGGCGGCGCCACCACCATCTGGGTGGACTTCCCGAAACAAAAGGCCATGCCCCTGCCCGACTGGATGCGCGAGGCCGTCAGCTAAAGCGTCTGCATCTGCATCTGCGTCTGCGCCGGCGCGGGCAACACCAGCCGTGCTTCGAAGCCATCGCTGCGCCCTGGCAGGGGTGAGGCCAGCAACAACTGCCCGCCATGCTTGTGCGCGATGGTGCTGGCGATGGACAGGCCCAGGCCATAGCCGGCGCGGCTGGCGCTGTGGCGCACGTGGCGCTGCCGCAGACTGGCCAGCCGCTCGGGCGGCACGCCGGGACCGGCATCGCGCACGGCCAGCACTGATCCGGGGCCCACGATGATCTCCGCCGTGCTGCCGGCGCTGTAGTGCAGGGCGTTTTCCACCAGGTTGCGCAGCGCGATCGCCAGCGCGTCGAAGTCGCCCGCCGCCTGGGGCGCCAGCCCGTCCCGCGGCGCCAGCGTCAGCTCCAGCCGGTCGACCACGCTGGCGTCCTGCCAGAACTCCTGCGCCACGACGTCGGCCAGTTGTGCCAGATCCACCGGCTCACGCGCCAGGGGCGCGCTGGATTCGGCGCGCGACAGTTGCAGCAGCTTTTCCGTGCGCTGGCCCAGCGTCTGCAGCGAGGCCAGGGCTGCCTGCACGTCGCTGCGCGCCAGGCCGTGCTCCAGGGCCGTCTGCAGGCGCAGGCGCGCCGCTGCAAGCGGCGTGCGCAACTCGTGCGCGGCGTTGGCGGCCAGGGCGCGCTCCACGTCCAGCGCCTGCGACAGACGCGCCAGCAGATGGTTCACGTGCTCCTCCACGGTGTGCAGCTCGCGCGGCAGGTGGGCGAGGGCAATGGGCGCCAGCAGCTGCCCGTCGCGCCGGCTGATCTCGTGCGCGAGCTGCTCGAGCACGCGCAGCTCGCGCCGGGCGATGCGCCGCAGCAGCCAGGCCAGCAGCGGCAGCACGGCGGCCAGAGGCACGATCAGGCCCAGCAGGGTGCGGTTCAGCGCCTGGCGCCGCTCGTCCAGTGGATCGGCCACCTGCAGAAATACGTCGCGCGCGGGGTGGCGCAGCGTGTACACGCGCCAGGCGCCGGCGTCGGCAAAACCCGGCGCCAGCGGCACGTCGAACTGCGCGTCGTTGGCGCCGGCCGAGTGCGCCAGCACGCGCGTGTCCGGTGCGACCAGGCGGTAGGGCACGTCCGAATCGGCGAACGAGGCTGGCGGCGGGATGCCCAGCGGGGCGCCGCCCGGCGGCTGCGGCGCGCCGTCCAGGTGCCGCAGCGCGATGTCGAACAGGCGATGCGAGACCTCCACCAGTTCGCTGTCGAAGTTGTAGTTGATCTCGCGGTCCACATACCAGACCACACCCAGAACGCCCACCAGCCACACGCCGCCTACCCACAGGATGAGCGTGCGCGCCAGCCGCCCGGCCAGCGTCTCGCGACGACGCGCTGGCGCGCTCATGCGTCGGCGCTGCCGTCAGGGCTGGCCAGGCGGTAGCCCAGGCCGCGCACGGTTTCGATGTGCGCGCGCCCCAGCTTCTTGCGCAGCCGGCTGATGAAGACCTCCAGCGTGTTGCTGTCGGATTCGCCGCCCCAGCCGTACAGGGCATCCTGCAGGTTGCCCCGCGTGTGCACTTGCTGCGCGCGCGTGGCCAGCACGCGCAAGAGCGCCCATTCTTTTTGCGTCAGCGCCACCGGCACGCCGGCGCGGCGCACCTGCTCGGCCCCCAGGTCGATCTGCAGATCGCCCAGGGCCAACACCGGCTGGCCGGCGCTGGCGCGGCGGCGCTCCACGGCGCGCAGGCGTGCCAGCAGCTCGCCAGGGTCATAGGGCTTGACCAGGTAGTCGTCGGCGCCGGCGTCCAGGCCGTGGATGCGGTCGCTGACCTGGTCGCGCGCCGTCAGCACGATGGCGATGGGACGCTCCTTGAGCGCGCGCACCTCGCGCAGCAGGGCCAGGCCGTCGCCGTCGGGAAGATGCAGATCCAGCAGCACGGCGGCGTATTGGGCGCTGTGCAGCGCGGCTGTGGCCTGCGCCAGCGTCGGCGCGGCGTCGACCACGAAGGCCTTGGCGCGCAGATAGCCGCACACGGCTTCGCGCAGGGCGCTGTCGTCTTCCACCAGCAGGATGCGCATGGGCAGGGCTCTCGGAGCGAACGGGCTGGAAAGTGTAGGGCAGGGCCGGCGCGCATTCAGCCGGCATTCAGGCGCCGCGCCTACGCTGCACGCACCGTTTCCGGCACGCGCCGCGCCGCCTCCTCCTCATGACCGCTTCCACTCTTTTGCCCCTGCGCCGCCTCGGCGCCTTCACCCTGCTGCTTCTGGCGCTGCTGCTGGCCTGGGACGCCAGCGGCCTGGATCTGCCGCTGGCGCGCCTGTTCGGCGACGCGCAGGGCTTTGCCTGGCGCGACCAGCCTGCCTTCGTGCTGCTGGCGCACACGCTGCCGCGCTGGGCCAGCAGCGCGCTGCTGCTGGCGCTGGCCTTTGGCGCGCTGCGGCCCTGGGGCTTTCTGCGCGCGCTGGCGCCGCGCGACCGCTGGCAACTGGTGCTGGCCATCGCCCTCGCCATGGCCGCCATCACGCTGTTCAAGCGCGCGAGCAGCACCAGCTGCCCCTGGG belongs to Melaminivora suipulveris and includes:
- the gcvH gene encoding glycine cleavage system protein GcvH is translated as MTIQYSKDHEWINTAEPAAAVVGITVHAQDALGDIVFVDLPAVGTSFKQGEVAGVVESVKAAADVYMPISGEIVEVNEQLRADPSLANSDPLGAGWFFKVKLSDEKELSGLMDETAYQDFAANA
- the gcvT gene encoding glycine cleavage system aminomethyltransferase GcvT yields the protein MSTTADATLLKTPLHALHLELGARMVPFAGYSMPVQYPAGLMAEHLHTRAQAGLFDVSHMGQLLLKGPDAAAALESLMPVDVIDLAPGRQRYGLLLNDEGGVIDDLMFFNQGEVEGEHTLFLIVNGACKAADIAHIQERIGSRCEVRSLPDQGLLALQGPQAAAALARLVPEVQQLVFMSGGQFDWQGVPLFITRSGYTGEDGFEISVSAAQAEALARALLAQPEVKPIGLGARNSLRLEAGLCLHGNDIDTTTTPPEASLNWAIQKVRRTGGARAGGFPGAGVVLAQIDDPASLKRKRVGLVALERVPVREGTPLQTEDGQSAGTVTSGLLAPSLDKPVALGYVAPHLAQPGTRLNALVRGKAVPMEVAPTPFLPPRYHRG
- a CDS encoding TRAP transporter large permease, which produces MSVVMISTMALCFALSISVAVSIGLASILGIQVAGANMLIAVKEMFGAINKFPLAAIPFFILAGNLMETGGISRRLVEFAKSLVGGVQGGLPMTCVLTCMIFAAVSGSSVATTFAIGAILIPALIKHGYPTSYAAALQATSAELGVIIPPSIPMILYGVSAEVSIGELFIAGFGPGILISGALMLFVWVYCKYKGWGKHDGDGRMPFGRALLQAGWALLMPVIILGGIYGGIFTPTEASAVAVFYALVVGMLIYREIKPRDLYAVLKKSAMSSAVIMFIIANAGLFAFLITRAGVPDAIGRWLQEVLQTPALFLLGVNVALFLIGMFIETSAAIIVLGPILAPVAQHFGVDPVHFGLIMVVNLALGMITPPFGVNLFAACTVARISLDRIVGHLLPFVGVILMCLLVITYVPQLSLFLRDIVYAR
- a CDS encoding TRAP transporter small permease, which produces MKPLFLGLERWSTGASMVLACAMLAVAASLGMFQILMRFVFEEPAEWTEVLIRFSLIWMVFLAIPMAFRQGAMVSVDVLYRWSPPPLRRVLDWVVCLAALALCAVLIWWGFDYARRGGVQTMAGLESLSMFWAYLAVPVGGLLSIPGIVGNLLDPRRQELETAQ
- a CDS encoding TRAP transporter substrate-binding protein, whose product is MRPTKLALGLALALGIAGSALAQTTMRISISTAQNSHQGVAIDTFAKEVEKRTGGRYKVQTFYNGALGGERESIEAVQLGTQELAFSSTGPVPNFVPETKILDVPFLFRDKAHARAVLDGPIGQDLLAKFDAKGFKALAWAENGFRHMTNSKRDVKTPEDLKGLKMRTMENPVHIAAYKGFGIITTPMAFPEVFTALQQGTVDGQENPLPVIISAKFDQVQKHLSLTGHVYSPCIFVMNKGVFDKLSAADKQAFLDAAKEGTKANRARVDEDDAKGVADLRAKGMTVIDDLDKAKFVAALSNVNAQFEKDFGKANLDKIRNYK
- a CDS encoding Lrp/AsnC family transcriptional regulator, which codes for MDRLDRKILSVLQRDARASLQEIGAAVGLSPSPCWGRIKKMEEAGVIQGYTVRLDPLALGLGDTVLVMVTLDSHSDNTLEKFGEVLASIPEVVEAHLVSGDYDYLLRVVVKDTRDYERLLREKLYKIRGIRHSRSSFVLRTLKKADLPLGV
- a CDS encoding zeta toxin family protein; its protein translation is MTQPAKKVIVIAGPNGAGKTTFARSFLPAEAQLPRFINADLIAAGLAPFAPETAAVRAGRLMLQEIEHSVRTRQSFAIETALSGMGYLRHIARWRTQGYRVSVFFLKLPDAGTAVARVGRTRPPGRARHSCRRHRAPLCRGLAELRALLPRCGR